ACAGTAGACGTGTGTACCATATAGAAGGATGCCTATGCGGGTCAAAAAAATAACTGAACTAGAGGAAAGGTCGAAATTGTCGTGCGAACGGCAACTAAATACAGATAAAACGCATAAAATGCTTTAGGCGTCGAACTTATAGCCTACGCCTTTTACGGTTCCGATCCGTTCGTCGCCTAATTTCTCTCTCAATTTGCGGATGTGAACATCGATCGTACGGTCACCAACGAAAAGTTCATTGCCCCAGATCCTATTGTAGATCTCATCCCGCTTGAACACCTTACCAGGCTTGCTCATCAACAATACGAGCAGCTCGAATTCCTTTTTGGGAAGTTGAAGCTCCTTGCCATCGGTGTAGACCATCACCTTTTCAAGATCCACTCGCACACCATTGCTTTCAAGCATTTCATGATCCGGAACTTCACTTGATCCCGTGCGTTTCAACAGCGCTTTTATCTTGCTTACGAAAAGTTTTGGTCGCACAGGCTTGGTTATGTAATCGTCCGCACCAGCCTCGAATCCAGCGATCTGGGAATAGTCCTCTCCACGGGCTGTCAGGAATGTGATCACCGTATGCTTGAATTCAGGAAGCTGTCTAAGCAGGGTACATACTTCAACGCCGTCCATACCAGGCATCATGATGTCTAAGACAATAAGATCAGGCTTATCCACTTTAGCCGTCTTGATCGCATCCTTACCGTTCAACGCAGTTGTCACCTGGAAACCTTCCCGTTCAAGATTGTATTTCAGCAGTTCCAGGACGTCTGCTTCATCATCAACCAATAAAACCTTCTGGGCCATATCTCTAATTATTACAGAACCATAATGCAGTATAACGCTGCAAAGGTCGGTAAGTCATTTCGTATCACTGTTAAACCTGCGTCAAATGTATGTTAAGCAGTCATCCTGATAAAGTCACCTTTTACCCCTCAATAGGCTCTGTCTCCATATCGGAATTTGGGTCCATAGTTATATCAGCGGTTTGTTCCAGCCAACTTTACACATCGCAGCGTTGATGCATCACCAAAGAAAAACTTGATCGCAAGGAGCACATTTTACTAAGTTCGGCCCGCCGTGGCCAAGAAAACTTCCTCAAAACAGGTATTACGCGTAGCAGAGCTGTTCGCCGGTGTAGGTGGATTTCGGCTTGGGCTGGAACGGGCAAGCAGCAGTGCAACTGGTTTCAGTGTGGTTTTCAGTAATCAATGGGAGCCTGGCAAGCGCAAGCAGCACGCCTCTGAGATATACGCCGCTCGTTTTGGTGAAGAACATCATACGAATAAGGACATCGGCGAGATCGGTATTGAAGAGATACCTGATCTTGATGTGCTGGTAGGTGGGTTTCCATGCCAGGACTATTCGGTTGCAAGTACCTTGCATCGTTCCAAAGGGCTAGTAGGCAAGAAAGGTGTGTTATGGTGGCAGATCCATAGGATCCTAAGCGATAAGAAAACACCACCGGCCTATTTGATCTTGGAGAATGTGGATCGTCTATTGGGTTCACCAACAGGCCAGCGGGGTAGGGATCTCGCGATCATGTTGCGCTCCTTGGATCTTCTGGGTTACGCGATAGAGTGGCGTGTGATCAATGCTGCAGAATATGGAATGCCGCAGCGACGCCGAAGGGTCTTCCTTGTGGGTTATCATCGCACAACGCCACTTTTCGAAGCACTCAAGAGATCGGATCCTACGGTCTGGCTGCGGAAGAAAGGCGTTTTAGCCGAGGCATTTTCGTGTAAAGAAGAAACCAAAGTTGACGCTTTGGATATTGATCAAAGTTTGTTGCTCCTTTCCAATGAATTCGGCTCGTTCAAGGGTTTATCGCCATTCAA
This genomic window from Flavobacteriales bacterium contains:
- a CDS encoding response regulator transcription factor; amino-acid sequence: MAQKVLLVDDEADVLELLKYNLEREGFQVTTALNGKDAIKTAKVDKPDLIVLDIMMPGMDGVEVCTLLRQLPEFKHTVITFLTARGEDYSQIAGFEAGADDYITKPVRPKLFVSKIKALLKRTGSSEVPDHEMLESNGVRVDLEKVMVYTDGKELQLPKKEFELLVLLMSKPGKVFKRDEIYNRIWGNELFVGDRTIDVHIRKLREKLGDERIGTVKGVGYKFDA
- the dcm gene encoding DNA (cytosine-5-)-methyltransferase; its protein translation is MAKKTSSKQVLRVAELFAGVGGFRLGLERASSSATGFSVVFSNQWEPGKRKQHASEIYAARFGEEHHTNKDIGEIGIEEIPDLDVLVGGFPCQDYSVASTLHRSKGLVGKKGVLWWQIHRILSDKKTPPAYLILENVDRLLGSPTGQRGRDLAIMLRSLDLLGYAIEWRVINAAEYGMPQRRRRVFLVGYHRTTPLFEALKRSDPTVWLRKKGVLAEAFSCKEETKVDALDIDQSLLLLSNEFGSFKGLSPFKNAGVMIGAKVYTTKVSSLSKEEPMVLGDLLQPEKEVPANFYIARKDLKAWKYQKGAKSAARISAINGHEYTYSEGAMAFPDPLDKPARTIITGEGGNAASRFKHVVCQDGKRYRRLTPIELERINMFPDNHTEGPSDAWRAFFMGNALVVGVVERIGKALLKKIGRP